The DNA region GACCGCACCCGCTGCACGAAGGCCTGCACCTCGGCTTCGGAAAAGCCGTTCTCGAGCGACAGCATCGGCAGCCGATGCGGCACCTTGGCGAAGCGGCCGTCCGGGGCGGCGCCGACTTGGGCCGTCGGGCTGTCCTGTACGGCCAGTTCCGGGAAACGTGCCTCGATCGCCTCGAGGCGGCGCTTGCCGGCATCATATTCCGCGTCGCTGATGAAGGGGGCGTCGTCGCGGTAATAGGCCCGGTTCGCGCGGTCCAGCTTTTCGGTCAACCGGGCCAGTTCTGCCGCGGCGGTCGCGACGTCGAGTGCGCCCACCGGCGTCGGGGCATCCGTTCCGGCCATGCCGGCAACCCGATCCTCGTCCTGTCCGGTCATCCCGCCTCCGCCGCCTGCCAGCCCCGCCGGGCCCTGTCCGAAAGACGGTGATACCGGGGCCGGGGCCGGATTGTCCAGCACCCGGCCGAGCCGGCAGAGGTCAGGCGCGCAGTGCCAGCCGTTCGGGGTTCTGGGCCTCGGCCACCGGGTCGCGCAGGACATAGCCCCTGCCCCACACCGTTTCGATATGGCTTTCGCCGCCCAGGGCCGCGGCAAGCTTCTTGCGCAGCTTGCAGACGAAGACGTCGATGATCTTCAGCTCGGGCTCATCCATGCCGCCATAGAGATGGTTCAGGAACATCTCCTTGGTCAGCGTGGTGCCCTTGCGCAGGCTGAGCAGCTCCAGGATCTGGTATTCCTTGCCGGTCAGGTTCACCGGCCGCCCCCCCGCCTCGACCGAGCGCGCGTCCAGGTTCACCACCATATCGCCGGTGCGGATCACCGACTGGCTGTGCCCCTTGCTGCGGCGGATGATGGCCTGGATGCGGGCCACCAGCTCGTCCCGGTTGAAGGGCTTGGTCATGTAGTCGTCGGCACCGAATCCGAAGCCGCGCAGCTTGCTTTCGGTGTCGTCCGAGCCGGTCAGGATCAGGATCGGCGTGTCGATCCGCGACATGCGGATCTGCCGCAGCACCTCCATCCCGTGCATGTCGGGCAGGTCCAGGTCCAGCAGGATGAGGTCGTAGTCGTAGAGCTTGGCGAGGTCGATCCCCTCCTCTCCCATGTCGGTGCGATAGACGTTGTAGCTCGCGTGGGTCAGCATCAGTTCGATGCTGCGCGCCGTGGTCGGATCATCCTCGACCAAAAGGATTCGCATAATATGTCCCCTTGCTAACCAGCTGACTGGTAAAATTTCCGCGCAAAAGGTTAATATCACGTTACCAGAGAAGCTCGCAAATCTTATTCAACTTGCGGTTGCCTGAATTTTTGCAGCTGCGTGACCTTCAGCGCATTGCGCCCGTGGCGCCGAAAGGCCGAGACCCAGCCGTCGAACTCCTCGCCGGTCAGACCATAGCGGCGAATCGCCTCCTCGCGGGTCAGCAACCCGTGCTGCACGGCCCCGACCACCGCGGCCTTGCGGGACGCCACCCAGCGGGTCTGCGGCGGCGGCAGGTCGGCCAGCGTCAGGATGCTGCCGTCGGGCAGGATCGCGGTCCGCGGTCCGGGGCTTTTTCTCAAAAACATCGGCAAGTTCCTGTCTTCCTGCCTCCGTTCTGGCGCAAACTTCTTAAATCGAGGTGAAGTCGCGGCGTCTTTACCGCCGCCCACCCTTGAGAAACCGCCCGTTTTTCCTATAAATGTAGGGAAACGGCGGCCGCCTGCCGATCAGCCCGGCCGCGACAAGGACGATCCATGACAGCGCCAAGCTCGACTCTGCGCCCCGAGGCGCCGGACATGACCGTGAATTCGCTGGGCTTCGCCAAGCCTCCGGCCCAGACGCGCGTGGTCGTCGCCATGTCGGGCGGCGTCGACAGCTCGGTGGTGGCGGCGATGCTGGCGGCGCAGGGCTATGACGTGATCGGGGTCACCTTGCAGCTTTACGATCACGGCGCCGCCCTGGCCAAGAAAGGCGCCTGCTGCGCCGGACAGGACATCCACGACGCCCGCCGCGTGGCCGAGCGTATCGGTTTTCCGCATTATGTGCTGGATTACGAAAACAAGTTCCGCGAATCGGTGATCGAGGAATTCGCCGACGCCTATCTGGCCGGCGCGACTCCGGTGCCCTGCATCCGCTGCAACGAGCGGGTCAAGTTCCGCGACCTGCTGCAGACCGCGCGCGAACTCGACGCCGATTGCATGGCGACGGGGCATTATATCCGCCGCTTCGATGGGCCGACCGGGGCCGAATTGCACATGGCGGCCGATCCGAACCGCGACCAGAGCTATTTCCTGTTCTCGACCACGCAGGAACAGCTGGACTTTCTGCGCTTTCCGCTGGGCGGCCTCGCCAGCAAGGCCGAAACCCGAGCCTTAGCGGCCGAATACGGGCTGGCGGTCGCCGACAAGCCGGACAGCCAGGACATCTGCTTCGTGCCGAACGGCGATTATGCCGGGGTGATCGAGAAACTGCGTCCCGGCGCCGCCGATCCGGGCGAGATCGTGGACATGGACGGCAATGTGCTGGGGACGCATCGCGGCGTGATCCATTACACCATCGGCCAGCGCCGCGGCCTCGGCATCGGCGGCCTGGGCGATCCGCTGTACGTGGTGCGGCTGGAGCCCGAGACCCGGCGCGTGGTCGTCGGCCCCAAGCAGGCGCTGGCGACCAGGATCGTACCGGTGACCGAGGTGAACTGGCTGGGCGACGAACCCTTCGCAGGCGAGATCGCCATCACCGCCCGCATCCGCTCGACCCGACCGCCGCGGCCGGCGATCCTGCGCGTGACCGGCGCGAGCCGTGCCGAGATCGAGCTTCTGGCTCCGGAAGAGGGCGTCAGCCCCGGCCAGGCCTGCGTCTTTTATGCGACCGAGGGCACCCGGGTTCTGGGCGGCGGCTGGATCTCGCACCGCCGCGGGGGTTAGGCCGCCGCCGCCAGCAGCCGAATGCGCTCGACCATGGCCCGCAACCCGTTCGAGCGCTGCGCCGAAAGATGCTCGTCCAGACCCAGCCTGCCCAGTTCGGCACTGGCATCGATGGCGCCGACCTCGCCCACCGGCACGCCGGAATAGAGCGCATGCAGGATGGCGATCAGCCCGCGCACGATCAGCGCGTCGCTGTCGCCCTGAAAGTCGAAGCGGCCGGCCTCGATGCGCGGCATGATCCAGACCTGGCTGGCGCAGCCGTCGACCTTGGTGGCCGGCACCTGCAGCGAGGGCTCCATCGCCGGCATCGCCTTGCCCAACTCGATGACATGGCGATAGCGCTCTTCCCAATCCTCGAGAAAATCGAAGGTCTCGGCGATTTCTTCAAAGGCCGGCGTGGCCATGGCATTTCCTTTCATGGACCCTCGGGCAGACGGGCGGCATCGGCATAGCGCGCGCGAGCGACGAGGTCAAAGAGGCTTTCGCCCCCGCACGACTTGTCCTATCACTGCGGCAACGAAAGCAGACAGACGGGGACGGCGCTCATGCGGACAAGGACATTCGGCACGCTTGCCTGTGCGATGCTGGTGCTGACCGGATGCGGTCGCCTGGGGGACAGCAACTGGAACCCGATGCGCTGGTTCGGCGGCTCGTCCCAGCCGCAGACTCTGGCGCCCGAAGGCGGCTATCCCACCGCCGTGAATGACGGACGCGTGCCGCTGGCTCATGTCACCGGCGCGAAATGGGACCCGATGTACGAAGGCCGGCTGCTGGTCGTCACCGGCCTCGGGGCCAGCAAGGGCTGGTGGGACGTGGCGCTGGTGACCGAGGTGCCGATGCCCAGCGGCCGCATCCGCCCGGACGAAAACGGCGTGCTGCGTCTGCGGCTGGTCGGCAAGCCGCCCTTGCCCGACACTTTCGCCGCAGCGAACCCGGCCAATCCGGCCAGCGACACCATCACCGCCGCACTGACCATCCCGAACGCCGTGCTGCCCAGCCTGCGCGAGGTGGTGATCACCGGCGCCGGCAATGCCGTCACGCTGCGGCCCTGAATACGGGCCGGGCAAAATCCGCTGCGCGGCAGGCCAAGGCGACCCTTCCTTCGTATTTCGCTCGTCATAGCCCGCGACCCATACAGGGCGGGAGAAGAGCCGTCACCCATGGCGCCGCGGCAAGCTGATCGGAAAGGTGCCGAACCGCCGAAGTCCGGGCACAGATGCCAGGCCGCAGCAGCGGCCTGTCGCCGTTTTCCAAATACCCCGTCAAGGGCGCCGCCGGCCGCAACCGCGCCTCCGCGCCCAGCCGTTCAGCCCATCTTGCGCAGATAGGTCCAGGTCGGCACCCGGGCGGCACGGGCCACCGACCAGCTTTCCGCGTCGCCCAAATATTCGAAGCCGCCATTGGTCAGCACCCTCGCCGAGCCAGGATTGTCCTGGAAGGCCTCGGCAAAGAGCGTGCGCGAGCCATGGGGATTGGCCTCGACCAAAGCCGAAACCGCTTCGGTCGCGAAGCCGGTGTTCCAGAAGCCGGCACCAACCCAGAAGCCCAGTTCGGACTGTTCCTTGTCGATGCGGGTCAGCGAGACAACGCCCAGCAGTTCCGCCAGCTTGTTCATCGAGCCGTCAATGGCCCAGACATCCTCTTCGCGGTCGGCAGCCATGGCGCGGCGCACATAGGCTTCGGCCGCGCCCGGCGGCAAGGGATGCGGGATCGAGCGGGTTCCCTCGGCCACGCGGCGGTCGGCGGTATAATGCGCGATCAGCCCGGCGTCCGAGGCCCGCAGCGGGCGCAGCACGAAACGCTCTGTCGCGATCTCGATCTGCCGCGTGTCCGAGGCGATCAACTCGTTCATATCACTTCACTCCCCCAATTCCTCGAAAACATATGGGTGCTGCGCGCCGAAACGCGAAGGGGACCGGCTTGCGCCGATCCCCCTTTTTAGCACCGGAAGTGTTAAAAATCGGCTTACTCGGCAGCCTCGAGATTGGCGGGCAGCACGGAGATATAGGTGCGGCCCTTGAGGCCCTTGCGGAAGGTCACCTGGCCATCGGTCAGCGCGAACAGGGTATGGTCGCGGCCCATGCCGACATTGGCGCCGGCCCACCAGGTGGTGCCGCGCTGGCGCACGATGATGTTGCCGGCGACGGCCTGCTGGCCGCCATACAGTTTCACGCCAAGACGACGACCCGCCGAATCGCGACCGTTGCGGGACGAACCGCCTGCTTTCTTATGTGCCATGGGTCAGTCTCCTCAGTTGGCGGTTTCGACGCGGGTGCGGGCACCGACAGCGGCTTTGACATCGGTCTTGTCGCCGCCGTTTTCAAGCAGGTCGGTGATGCGGACCAGGGTCAGCTGCTGGCGATGGCCGCGCGTGCGCTGCGAGCTGTGCTTGCGGCGGCGCTTGACATAGGTGATGACCTTGTCGGCCTTGATCGTGTCGATGACCTCGGCCTGCACGGCGGCACCAGCGACCAGCGGCGCACCGACGGTCGAGCCGATCATCAGCACGTCATTGAACTGGATTTTGTCGCCGGCTTCGGCGTTCAGCTTTTCGACGCGCAGCACATCACCGGCCTGGACCCGGTATTGCTTGCCGCCCGTCTTGAGAACTGCGAACATTCGCTTCTTCCTTGTTTTGCCGCGTCCTTCGGCCCCTGCGGCGCAGGTGTTTTCGGGGTCGGCCCCCGCCTTCGGACAGCGCACCCGTTTGTGGGGTGAGGTTCAAAAATAACGCACCGGCAACGGACATGCGTCCGGCCGGTCGCGGGTGTATCGCGGATTCGGCCCGGCAAGTCAACAGGAATGCCGCCTATGGCGCATCGCGTCCCCGGGGAAATATTGGCGGAAGGCTCGGGTTCCCGACATCTTCGGTCCAGATGAAGCACGAATATCATGCCGGATTTGACATGGTTCCCTAACGCGCCCGCAACGCTCCGCGAAGGCGGCCGATTTCGACAGGAAGAACCCGGAGGTCTGGGAACACGCTTCTCTGCCCCAGCCGCAAAGGAGCGACTGCAGGAACAGCGAGTCGAAGACGGGCAAGATCGCGCTGACCGTGTTCAACTTCGTGGACGTGCTGGTGCGCCGGCTGCAAACGCACTTCTACGCGCTGCATGAGGCGGGGACTCCCTGATGGAACAGCGCGCAATCTGGCCCGCATCGGGCCTTGAGGTGCGCCAGCAAGGGAAGGCTCCGGTTATCCGGGGCCTGTTCCCCTATGGGGCGCTTGCCACGATGGCCGACCGGGGCAAGGTCCGAAAGGAACGCATCATGCCGGGCGCGTTCAGCTATACGCTGGACGATCCCGACCGGGAGGTGTCCTTCCTGCTGGGCCATTCCTTCGACCGGCCGCTTGCCTCGCGCCGGAACGGCAGCCTCGTGCTGCGCGACACGGAGGATGCGCTCACCTGCGAGGTGACGATTGAACCCGACCTGCTGGACGTGTCGCATGTGCGGGACGCGCTGGCGATGCTGGCGGCCGGGTTGATCAAGGGTATCAGTCCCGGCTTCCGCGTGGCCGCCCAAGGAGGTGGTGCCCGACAACGAGCGGCTGGACCCGGAGCCCGGCAATCCGGGCGTGTTCATCCGCACGCTTCTGCAACTGCTGCTTTACGAGGTCTCTTTGGTTTCGAGACCTGCCTACGAGGCGAGCCAAGCGGAGTTGCGAGCGATGCAATCCGCGCACCCGGTGCGCACGCAAGGGGGAGGATACCTTCCATGCTTACAGCTATCTCACAGGCTCGCGGCGACATGCCGGCCGGCCCCGATCCGGTATCGGTGGCGCTTGAGGCGGCCGTGAAGAACGACCGCGCCGTTGCCATGATCAGGGCCTCTTGGATTCTGGCGGAACGCTGGACGGGCCACAACTATTGGCCGGTGCTGGGGGCGACCGCCCGGGCGCAGGTGGACGTTGCCGGGGACGTGGCATGGCCGCGCGAGCCCTTCTCCTCGGCGCTGATCGTGGAACGCTGGGAGGCCGAGGGCTGGGGGGAGGTGGATGGGGGCTATGTCCCGGAGTTCGGATTGCTCGTAGGGCTGGCGCCGGGCCGCTACCGCATCCGGCAGACGGTGCCGGTAGCGCCGGAAGACCCGCCCGAGCATGTGCTTGAATCGGTGCGCGCGCTGGCGCTCTACCAGTTGATCCACAGCGCCGCGCGGCGGGAGTTCCGCACCATGGGCACCGGCGAGTCCAGCCTGACCCGGGAAGCTCTGGACGGGCTGTTCCGGGCCTCGGGCGCTGGCATCCTCTTAGCAGGGGAGGCGCGCTGGTGATGTGGCCGTTTTCCCGCCGCAAGGCTCTGTTGCACAAATCCTGTCATGGATTCATCTGATGAAACCCGTACGGTAGCTGGTCTGCATGAGCCGACCCGCATCCCCGACATACAGAACCCGGAACTGGCCAGCCTACAATGAAGCGCTCAAGCGCCGGGGTTCGCTGACGATCTGGTTCGACCCCGAGATGAGCTGGGATGCCGCGCCGACAGGCAGGCGTGGCCGCCAGCAGACCTACAGCGATGCCGCCATTCAGACGTGTCTTTCGATGAAGGTGCTCTTCGGCATGGCGCTCAGGCAGACGACTGGTTTCGTCGAGAGCCTGCTGCAGTTGGTTGGTCTCGACTGGACGGTGCCTGACTTCAGCACCCTGTCCCGTCGCCAGAAGACCCTGGCTGTGAACATACCGTATCGCGGGGCCGCTGCACCTGCTGATCGACAGCACTGGCATCAAGGTCGAGGGCGAAGGCGAGTGGCACGCCCGCAAGCATGGCGGCCCGAAACGGCGCGTCTGGCGCAAGATCCATCTGGGGATTGATGAGGAAACGCTGGAGGTTCGGGCGGTGGAGATCACAGGGAGCCACATCGGCGATGCGCCGGTGTTACCCGACCTGCTCAAACAGATCCCGGCGCACGAGCAGATCGGCCGCGTCACAGCAGACGGCGCCTACGACACCCGCAAATGCCACGATGCCATCGCTGACCGCGGCGCCGACGCTGTCATTCCGCCCCGCAAGAACGCCAAACCCTGGAAGACAGTCGCCGCCGGCGCGGGCGCACGAAACGAGGCTCTGCGGGCATCGAAATACCTCGGTCGTGCCCTCTGGCGACGATGGAGTGGATACCACCCCCGAAGCCGCGTCGAGACGAAGATGCACTGTGTGAAACTGCTGGGTCAGCGCCTCATGGCACGGGACTTTGACCGACAGGTCGCCGAGCTTCAGGTCCGTATCGCTATTCTGAACCGTTACACCGCGCTTGGCACCCCCGTCACAGAGGCCGTGGGATAGATCTGTCCGGGGAAAGGGGAAATCCGGCCATCAACTCTTTGGTGCAACAGAGTCCTTGCGCGTTCTTTCAACGGCGATCCCGTTTTCGCGCATCAGGCGACCGACGCGCCGGTGCCCCACATCGACACCGGCCTCTTTCAGTTCCTCGGTCATTCGTGGGCGGCCATAGCTGCCCAGGCTCAGGCGCGATTGTTCCTTGATATGCGCCAGAATGACCGTGTCCATGCGCTGCCTGCGGCTGGCAGGTCGGCTGCGGAAGGCCCGCAACCCACGCGGGCTGACATTCATGATCCGACACAGTCGCTCGATGGGAAAGGCCCCAAGTTGCTCTTCGACGAACCTGAGCCTCATGGCTTTTGGCTGGCGAAGAACTGGTGGCTTTTTTAGAATGTCCCTCTCCTCCTTGAGGATGCGGTTCTCGCGCCGAAGCTGTTCGTTCTCCCGCGCAAGCTCGCGATCCTCGGGCGAGACCACATCCGTGTCGCGGTGCGCTGTCACCCACTTGTTCAGCGTCGAAAGCCCAACGCCCAAATCATCCGCAACCTGCCGGCGTGTCAGCCCGCTGGTCAGCGCAATTCGCACTGCATCCTTGCGAAATTCATCCGTTCTTCCCGTGCCCATAGTTCGTCTCCCTTGCTGCACATTATGCTATCAAAGGAGCGGCACCAAACCGCGACAGGTCCAATGTAGTAGCGCAACGCCTCCACAGTTAGGATAGAAACGAACAAAGCACGAAGCAGGAATGTTGAGAGCCATGTTGAGAGGGCCCCTTGCGCGGTCCTGCGGTTGTGGTTACAGCCGGCATTGGCAATAATTTGCCCGAGTGGCGGAATGGTAGACGCAGCGGATTCAAAATCCGCCGCCGCAAGGCATGTCGGTTCGAGTCCGACCTCGGGTACCAGCCTGCAGCGGAACGTATCTGTTGCGATGCGCCGCCAGGCATCTGACAGCGGTTAAGGCGCGGATCGGGTCCTGCCCGGATCCCGGCTGCCTCTCCGGCCCATTGGCCGAAGGACGGATCGGATCAGGGAAAGATGGCGGATCTCATCGTCGGAATTTGTCGGTTTTCCTATCTCGGACGGGGGGACTGGGCCGTCTATGCCGGGCTCGAGCGCGGCTCCGCGGCCGAGATGCAGGCGCGCGAGCGTGCGGCAAGGACGCTTTACGACCCGGCCCGGCTGGAAATGCGCTTCCGCAGCTTCGAGACGCTGACGCTGCCGTCGATCAAGGCGCAGCGGCAGCCGGATTTCCAGTTCATCGTGCTGACCTCGCCCGCCATGCCGCCAGAATACCGCAGCCGGTTGGAGCGGCTTTGCGCGGGCGACGGTCGCCTCCATCTGCTGGTTTCCGAGGCGCCGGATGTCGGGGCGGCCATCGAGCCGCTGCTGGCGCAACTGTCCGAAGGCGGCCGGCACCGGCTGATGCAGTTCCGCCTGGACGATGACGACTGCCTGGGCGTCGACTACATGACCGCGCTGCATCGCGCGACGGCGGCGACGCGCGATTATGAGGCCTTGGCCTTCAGCATGCCGCGGGGGCTGCTGGTCAGCCATTACACGGGTGCCGGCCCGGCCTGGTACGAACTGGACAAGCCCTTCCATTCCGCCGGGGCGGCGCTGCGGCCGCGCAGCCCGGCGCAATGCGTTTATTCCTTCGGGCATTACGCGCTGATGCGGCGCTTTCCCAGCGTCCTGGACCCGCGCTTCCACGGCTCGCTGCAGCTGAAGCTGGAAGGTCACGACTCCCGGCCGGTCCAACCCGGGCCCCGCAGCGGGCTGACGGTGCTGCAGCGGGCCATCTTCGCCGAGCATCTGGCCCGCGCCTTTCCCTTCGTCGACATGGCGCTGCTGGAGGAATTGCTGCACGCCTAGCGGGTTACGCCGGCCGGCATCCGGTTCCTTCGGCGGGTGGTGAAAAAACCCGGAACCGCGACCGGCGGCGGCGGGTTGGTCCGGCATGAACCACCCTGGAAGGAGTGCGAAATGAACTGGGATATCATCGAAGGCAAGTGGAACCAGCTCAAGGGCAGCGTCAAGGAGAAATGGGGCGATCTGACCGATGACGAGCTGACCCAGATCGGCGGCAAGAAGGACAAGCTGGCCGGCAAGCTGCAAGAGAAATACGGCTGGACCAAGGAAGAGGCCGACGACCAGTTGAACAGCTTCTTCCGCGACAAGCTCTGACGCGGCCCCAGCGGTCCGACCATCGGCTCCCGGCGGTTTGCCGGGGGCCTTTTTCATGCCGCTGAAACGAACAAAATGCGAACCAATCTGCCATTGAACCTGATCGTCCGGCTTCTTATCTTGTCAGCCAGCAGGGGGCGCAGACTGCCTGCCTTAGGGGTTGCGCCACTTGGCGAGAAAGGACTGATTCCATGAACGAATTCGCCCAAACCACCCATCCGGTCCTGCCCTTGCGGGACATCGTGGTGTTTCCGCACATGATCGTGCCGCTGTTCGTCGGGCGCGAGAAGTCGGTGCGCGCGCTCGAGGCCGTGATGGAGCAGGACCGCCCGATCCTTCTGGCGGCGCAGATGGATGCCGCCGTCGACGAGCCGGCGCCCGAAGGCATCTATCGCACCGGCGTGCTGGCCAGTGTGCTGCAATTGCTGAAACTGCCCGACGGGACCGTCAAGGTGCTCGTCGAGGGGCGCGAACGTGTCCGCATCACGGATTTCGTGCCGAACGAGAATTATTTCGAGGCCCGCTGCGACAGCCTGGCGGAAGAGCCCGGCGATGCCGACACGCTGACCGCCCTGACCCGAGCCGTAGCGGAAGAATTTGAACGTTATGTGAAGGTCCGCAAGAATATCCCCGAAGAGGTCGTCTCGGCCGTGGCCGAGGCCCGCGATCCCGCGCGGCTGGCCGATCTGGTCAGCGGCCATCTGGGCATCGCGTTGGACCGCAAGCAGGATCTGCTGGAGACGCTGGTCACCGCCGAGCGGCTGGAAAAGGTCTATGGCCTGATGCAGGGCGAGA from Paracoccus aminovorans includes:
- the ctrA gene encoding response regulator transcription factor CtrA, whose protein sequence is MRILLVEDDPTTARSIELMLTHASYNVYRTDMGEEGIDLAKLYDYDLILLDLDLPDMHGMEVLRQIRMSRIDTPILILTGSDDTESKLRGFGFGADDYMTKPFNRDELVARIQAIIRRSKGHSQSVIRTGDMVVNLDARSVEAGGRPVNLTGKEYQILELLSLRKGTTLTKEMFLNHLYGGMDEPELKIIDVFVCKLRKKLAAALGGESHIETVWGRGYVLRDPVAEAQNPERLALRA
- the sciP gene encoding CtrA inhibitor SciP, with the translated sequence MFLRKSPGPRTAILPDGSILTLADLPPPQTRWVASRKAAVVGAVQHGLLTREEAIRRYGLTGEEFDGWVSAFRRHGRNALKVTQLQKFRQPQVE
- the mnmA gene encoding tRNA 2-thiouridine(34) synthase MnmA; the encoded protein is MTAPSSTLRPEAPDMTVNSLGFAKPPAQTRVVVAMSGGVDSSVVAAMLAAQGYDVIGVTLQLYDHGAALAKKGACCAGQDIHDARRVAERIGFPHYVLDYENKFRESVIEEFADAYLAGATPVPCIRCNERVKFRDLLQTARELDADCMATGHYIRRFDGPTGAELHMAADPNRDQSYFLFSTTQEQLDFLRFPLGGLASKAETRALAAEYGLAVADKPDSQDICFVPNGDYAGVIEKLRPGAADPGEIVDMDGNVLGTHRGVIHYTIGQRRGLGIGGLGDPLYVVRLEPETRRVVVGPKQALATRIVPVTEVNWLGDEPFAGEIAITARIRSTRPPRPAILRVTGASRAEIELLAPEEGVSPGQACVFYATEGTRVLGGGWISHRRGG
- a CDS encoding SufE family protein — translated: MATPAFEEIAETFDFLEDWEERYRHVIELGKAMPAMEPSLQVPATKVDGCASQVWIMPRIEAGRFDFQGDSDALIVRGLIAILHALYSGVPVGEVGAIDASAELGRLGLDEHLSAQRSNGLRAMVERIRLLAAAA
- a CDS encoding GNAT family N-acetyltransferase, which encodes MNELIASDTRQIEIATERFVLRPLRASDAGLIAHYTADRRVAEGTRSIPHPLPPGAAEAYVRRAMAADREEDVWAIDGSMNKLAELLGVVSLTRIDKEQSELGFWVGAGFWNTGFATEAVSALVEANPHGSRTLFAEAFQDNPGSARVLTNGGFEYLGDAESWSVARAARVPTWTYLRKMG
- the rpmA gene encoding 50S ribosomal protein L27, producing the protein MAHKKAGGSSRNGRDSAGRRLGVKLYGGQQAVAGNIIVRQRGTTWWAGANVGMGRDHTLFALTDGQVTFRKGLKGRTYISVLPANLEAAE
- a CDS encoding HK97 family phage prohead protease, with product MEQRAIWPASGLEVRQQGKAPVIRGLFPYGALATMADRGKVRKERIMPGAFSYTLDDPDREVSFLLGHSFDRPLASRRNGSLVLRDTEDALTCEVTIEPDLLDVSHVRDALAMLAAGLIKGISPGFRVAAQGGGARQRAAGPGARQSGRVHPHASATAALRGLFGFETCLRGEPSGVASDAIRAPGAHARGRIPSMLTAISQARGDMPAGPDPVSVALEAAVKNDRAVAMIRASWILAERWTGHNYWPVLGATARAQVDVAGDVAWPREPFSSALIVERWEAEGWGEVDGGYVPEFGLLVGLAPGRYRIRQTVPVAPEDPPEHVLESVRALALYQLIHSAARREFRTMGTGESSLTREALDGLFRASGAGILLAGEARW
- a CDS encoding glycosyltransferase, with the protein product MADLIVGICRFSYLGRGDWAVYAGLERGSAAEMQARERAARTLYDPARLEMRFRSFETLTLPSIKAQRQPDFQFIVLTSPAMPPEYRSRLERLCAGDGRLHLLVSEAPDVGAAIEPLLAQLSEGGRHRLMQFRLDDDDCLGVDYMTALHRATAATRDYEALAFSMPRGLLVSHYTGAGPAWYELDKPFHSAGAALRPRSPAQCVYSFGHYALMRRFPSVLDPRFHGSLQLKLEGHDSRPVQPGPRSGLTVLQRAIFAEHLARAFPFVDMALLEELLHA
- a CDS encoding CsbD family protein, which translates into the protein MNWDIIEGKWNQLKGSVKEKWGDLTDDELTQIGGKKDKLAGKLQEKYGWTKEEADDQLNSFFRDKL